In Halomonas alkalicola, the following proteins share a genomic window:
- a CDS encoding AAA family ATPase, translated as MTPVAEFPFVAVVGQPALKTALLLNAIDPRGGGVLISGPRGSAKSTLARALAAILPDTAEGRRPPFVTLPLGASEERLTGSLDLQRVLSEREAAFQPGLLARADGGVLYVDEVNLLPDALVDLLLDAAASGVNSVERDGISHRHPARFALIGTMNPDEGELRPQLLDRFGLCLELEATVGVEERIAILRQREAFDRDPESVLASHAEAQAALTHRLSQAQQRLAEVTTDAWGYEHIARGCEAAGVEGLRADVTWHRAARAHAAWRGATTVTREDLDTVAPWVLAHRRTREPRPDHTPPSGGPGGQGGSDGGADGGAAPGDGQGGPAGDGQWGAMPPLAQPSVGVPAQALPATEAPARDAATSPVATAPRGTWPQGGPGRQRSGGEARPRRPDWFATLVANRGHWPWRELRYRRGRGGRPLVHLVLLDTSASTLGGRRLGRAKGLVERLGREAYAAREQLAVLGFGNDGVTELVSRRRAPKALPGRLEAAGGGGGTPLREAIQHAARLIRRWRRQDAGLRVRTYLITDGRTRQPLDGLPSLGECVVVDTEAAAVKRGRGALIAAQLGARYHPLSCGGASSRESLGESAHG; from the coding sequence ATGACCCCCGTGGCCGAGTTCCCCTTCGTCGCCGTGGTCGGCCAGCCGGCCCTCAAGACCGCCCTGCTGCTCAACGCCATCGACCCCCGGGGGGGGGGTGTGCTGATCAGCGGCCCCCGCGGCAGCGCCAAGTCCACCCTGGCCCGGGCGCTGGCGGCGATCCTCCCCGATACCGCCGAGGGGCGCCGGCCGCCCTTCGTCACCCTGCCGCTGGGCGCCAGCGAGGAGCGCCTGACCGGCAGCCTGGACCTGCAGCGGGTGCTGTCCGAGCGCGAGGCGGCCTTCCAGCCGGGGCTGCTGGCCAGGGCGGACGGCGGGGTGCTTTACGTCGACGAGGTCAACCTGCTGCCGGACGCCCTGGTGGACCTGCTGCTCGACGCGGCGGCCAGCGGCGTCAACAGCGTCGAACGCGACGGCATCAGCCACCGCCATCCCGCCCGCTTCGCCCTGATCGGCACCATGAACCCGGACGAGGGGGAGCTGCGCCCCCAGTTGCTCGACCGCTTCGGCCTCTGCCTCGAGCTCGAGGCGACGGTGGGTGTCGAGGAGCGCATCGCCATCCTGCGCCAGCGGGAGGCCTTCGACCGCGACCCCGAGAGCGTGTTGGCGAGCCATGCCGAGGCCCAGGCGGCGCTGACCCACCGCCTGAGCCAGGCGCAGCAGAGGCTTGCCGAGGTGACCACCGACGCCTGGGGCTACGAGCATATCGCCCGGGGTTGCGAGGCCGCCGGCGTCGAGGGCCTGCGCGCGGACGTGACCTGGCATCGGGCGGCCCGGGCCCATGCCGCCTGGCGCGGCGCGACCACGGTGACCCGGGAGGACCTGGACACCGTCGCGCCCTGGGTGCTGGCCCATCGCCGTACCCGGGAGCCCCGGCCCGATCACACGCCGCCGTCCGGTGGCCCGGGCGGGCAGGGCGGCTCCGATGGCGGGGCGGACGGAGGCGCCGCGCCCGGCGACGGCCAGGGCGGTCCGGCCGGAGACGGGCAGTGGGGCGCCATGCCACCGCTGGCCCAGCCGAGCGTCGGCGTTCCGGCCCAGGCGTTGCCGGCGACCGAGGCGCCGGCCCGCGATGCCGCTACGTCGCCAGTGGCGACAGCGCCGCGGGGGACCTGGCCGCAGGGCGGGCCGGGTCGGCAGCGTTCCGGTGGCGAGGCCAGGCCGCGCCGGCCGGACTGGTTCGCCACCCTGGTCGCCAACCGTGGCCACTGGCCCTGGCGGGAACTGCGCTATCGCCGGGGCCGCGGCGGCCGGCCGCTGGTGCACCTGGTGCTGCTGGACACCTCCGCCTCCACCCTGGGTGGCCGGCGGCTGGGCCGCGCCAAGGGGCTGGTGGAGCGGCTGGGGCGCGAGGCCTACGCCGCCCGGGAGCAACTGGCGGTGCTGGGCTTCGGCAACGACGGCGTCACGGAGCTGGTGTCGCGGCGTCGTGCCCCCAAGGCGCTGCCCGGGCGGCTCGAGGCCGCCGGCGGTGGCGGCGGCACGCCGCTGCGCGAGGCGATCCAGCACGCGGCGCGGCTGATTCGCCGGTGGCGCCGGCAGGACGCCGGCCTGCGGGTGCGCACCTACCTGATCACCGACGGGCGCACCCGCCAGCCCCTCGACGGCCTGCCGTCGCTGGGGGAGTGCGTGGTCGTGGATACCGAAGCGGCCGCCGTCAAGCGCGGCCGCGGCGCGCTAATCGCCGCGCAACTGGGCGCCCGTTATCACCCCCTGTCCTGCGGTGGAGCGTCCAGTAGAGAGTCCCTTGGAGAGTCGGCCCATGGCTAA
- a CDS encoding cobyrinate a,c-diamide synthase — translation MAKPSEAASAACPALFIAAPASGQGKTTVTASLARLLRNRGQVVRVFKTGPDYLDPRVLAQASGRPVDPLDLWMAGEADCRRRLYEAAREADLILVEGAMGLFDGEPSSADLAALFDLPLAIVMDVKGMAQTAAALVAGLAGFRDDVRIAGLIANACGSPRHRELIEAALPAEIPLLAAVPRDAALALPERHLGLVQAEEIRDDLEARFEAGAAALEAEGLAEALLALPPVTFAAPPEAAAAPLPSLRGRIIGVARDAAFSFIYQANLELLERMGASLRFFSPLTDSRLPPCDALWLPGGYPELHAARLAANAPMREAIQGFFAADKPILAECGGLLYCLESLTDVDGETHAMLGLLPGRGAMRGRRGCQGMQTAELPEGPVRGHAHHRSVAEGTPAPIAFGRRQRHPAPGEAIYRERGLTATYLHLYFPDNPDALARLLTASGRPACAIIETEESHG, via the coding sequence ATGGCTAAGCCAAGCGAGGCGGCGAGCGCCGCCTGTCCCGCCCTCTTTATCGCCGCCCCGGCCTCGGGGCAGGGTAAGACCACGGTGACCGCATCCCTGGCCCGGCTGCTGCGCAACCGGGGCCAGGTGGTGCGGGTCTTCAAGACCGGCCCCGACTACCTGGACCCGCGGGTGCTGGCCCAGGCCTCCGGGCGGCCGGTGGACCCCCTCGACCTGTGGATGGCCGGCGAGGCCGATTGCCGCCGGCGCCTGTACGAGGCCGCCCGGGAGGCGGACCTGATCCTGGTGGAGGGCGCCATGGGCCTGTTCGATGGCGAGCCCTCCAGCGCCGACCTGGCGGCGTTGTTCGACCTGCCGCTGGCCATCGTCATGGACGTCAAGGGCATGGCCCAGACCGCGGCGGCGCTGGTGGCCGGCCTGGCGGGGTTCCGCGATGACGTGCGCATCGCCGGCCTGATCGCCAACGCCTGCGGCTCGCCGCGCCACCGGGAGTTGATCGAGGCCGCGCTGCCGGCCGAGATTCCGCTGCTGGCCGCGGTGCCCCGGGATGCCGCCCTGGCCCTGCCGGAGCGCCACCTGGGGCTGGTCCAGGCCGAGGAGATCCGCGACGACCTGGAGGCCCGCTTCGAGGCCGGCGCCGCGGCGCTGGAGGCCGAGGGGCTGGCGGAGGCGCTGCTGGCGCTGCCGCCGGTCACCTTCGCGGCGCCGCCTGAGGCCGCCGCGGCGCCCCTGCCGTCGTTGCGGGGCCGGATCATTGGCGTGGCCCGGGACGCGGCCTTCAGTTTCATCTACCAGGCCAACCTGGAGCTGCTGGAGCGCATGGGCGCGAGCCTGCGCTTCTTCTCGCCGCTCACCGATAGCCGCTTGCCGCCCTGCGATGCGCTCTGGCTGCCGGGGGGCTACCCGGAGCTGCACGCCGCGCGGCTGGCGGCGAACGCGCCGATGCGCGAGGCGATCCAGGGCTTCTTCGCCGCCGACAAGCCGATCCTCGCCGAATGCGGCGGCCTGCTCTACTGCCTGGAGAGCCTGACCGACGTGGACGGCGAGACCCACGCCATGCTGGGGCTACTGCCCGGCCGGGGCGCCATGCGCGGGCGGCGTGGCTGCCAGGGCATGCAGACCGCCGAGCTGCCGGAGGGGCCGGTGCGCGGCCACGCCCACCACCGCTCGGTGGCGGAAGGCACGCCTGCGCCCATCGCCTTCGGCCGGCGCCAGCGCCACCCCGCGCCGGGGGAGGCCATCTATCGTGAGCGTGGCCTCACGGCCACCTATCTGCACCTCTACTTCCCCGATAACCCCGATGCCCTGGCCCGACTGTTAACGGCGAGCGGGCGGCCGGCATGCGCGATCATAGAAACCGAGGAGTCCCACGGATGA
- the cobW gene encoding cobalamin biosynthesis protein CobW — MNLNKIPATVVTGFLGSGKTTLLAGLLRQVTGKRIAVIVNEFGEQDIDSSLLRGCALGCDEEGEGAPVELERGIYELANGCICCTVEEEFLPVMKQLVARRDDIDHILIETSGLALPKPLVQAFNWPEVRQHCTVDAIITVIDGPAVAAGRYASDVDKVEAQRRADESLDHDPSLRELLDDQLSAADLVLVTKTDLLAPDERARVEALVAQRVPASVKTLFIDQRAYGNGNGDGNGDTRAQLEALMGIGAASEEHIDRIDNHHDRHHAEGAHHDHAHDHFDSCVIRLGEVDGEALAARLQALLQGHEIYRAKGFAALPGKPMRRVIQAVGERLDGYFDRLWTPDEPRETQLVIIGKGLNSEALHAALAGAEIATAP; from the coding sequence ATGAACCTGAACAAGATCCCCGCCACGGTGGTGACCGGCTTCCTGGGCAGCGGCAAGACGACCCTGCTGGCCGGCCTGCTGCGCCAGGTCACCGGCAAGCGCATCGCCGTTATTGTCAACGAGTTCGGCGAGCAGGATATCGACTCCAGCCTGCTGCGCGGCTGCGCCCTGGGTTGTGACGAGGAGGGGGAAGGCGCCCCCGTGGAGCTCGAGCGCGGCATCTATGAGCTGGCCAACGGCTGCATCTGCTGCACCGTGGAGGAGGAGTTCTTGCCGGTGATGAAGCAGCTGGTGGCCCGCCGCGACGATATCGACCATATCCTCATCGAGACCAGCGGCCTGGCCCTGCCCAAGCCGCTGGTGCAGGCCTTCAACTGGCCGGAGGTGCGCCAGCACTGCACCGTGGACGCCATCATCACCGTGATCGACGGCCCGGCGGTGGCCGCCGGCCGCTACGCCAGCGACGTCGACAAGGTGGAGGCCCAGCGCCGGGCCGACGAGAGCCTGGATCACGACCCCAGCCTGCGCGAGCTGCTCGACGACCAGCTCAGCGCCGCCGACCTGGTGCTGGTCACCAAGACCGACCTGCTCGCCCCGGATGAGCGGGCCCGGGTGGAGGCGCTGGTCGCCCAGCGGGTGCCGGCCTCGGTCAAGACCCTGTTTATCGACCAGCGTGCCTATGGCAACGGTAACGGCGATGGCAACGGCGACACGCGGGCCCAGCTGGAGGCCCTGATGGGCATCGGCGCGGCCAGCGAAGAGCATATCGACCGCATCGACAACCACCACGATCGCCACCACGCCGAGGGGGCCCACCACGACCACGCCCACGATCACTTCGACTCCTGCGTGATCCGCCTGGGCGAGGTGGACGGCGAGGCCCTGGCGGCGCGCCTCCAGGCGCTGCTGCAGGGCCACGAGATCTACCGGGCCAAGGGCTTCGCGGCCCTGCCGGGCAAGCCCATGCGGCGAGTGATCCAGGCCGTGGGCGAGCGCCTCGACGGCTACTTCGACCGCCTCTGGACGCCGGATGAGCCGCGGGAGACCCAGCTGGTGATCATCGGCAAGGGGCTGAATAGCGAGGCCCTGCATGCCGCCCTGGCGGGCGCCGAGATCGCGACGGCGCCCTGA